The Desulfitobacterium chlororespirans DSM 11544 genome contains a region encoding:
- a CDS encoding AAA domain-containing protein — protein sequence MNPNDYLICLKGEDKTEEVKDLKADGRKVKVTFKDNPFPYSYFRENVFIAKNPKTIDMEDKVAYSGNIPLYDVESILDFGPLVRVRFRNKSKGQVFSKKELSIKSNGIDKTGKDILEYWKEIAHFSPIDDEEESFLEKVFDKLTFVSPESVLSSYINKAPLQKHSPDLQSLIFPFPFNLEQKEALENALSCNITVIEGPPGTGKTQSILNILLNLITRNKTVAVVSDNNAAVKNVRDKLEEEGYGFLVAALGSNKNKEAFFNNMPQGNVQGWSCEIPEEELAAKITSLNTQINHLLKVNLRKAEIQQQLSAYLTEQEHFEAYYEKQDIPEIQKLSFYRTNPEKIIAFLADSYIANKRGTTDSFLYKIKLLFSYGLKDFKALQENDMDLVISLQRKFYQLKIESLIKQKAELAKELEHASFDQLLKQHKHLSEMLFKQKLAKKYHNKRPAQFTIKNYKAKFAEFIEHFPIVLSTTYSLRYSLPENYLLDYVIIDESSQVNLLTGVLALSCCKNAIIVGDTKQLPQIVDEKIISKLSKQAAEPVFNYFEHNILSSILSLYGELGIPKVMLKEHFRCHPKIIEFCNQKYYNGYLVPFTQEDMEQNPLILYRTAEGNHMRNVTTGAKPGKYNQREIDVIVQEILQNPSIAQDSEEIGFTTPYAKQVGAAGRMLPKEIQCDTIHKYQGREKKVMIMSTVLDDTKGGKSGLRFVDDPCKINVAVSRAIKQFVLVTDHSLFNRQGKEIGDLIRYIEYNTLDQNIIESEIVSVFDLLYKEYSAKLNSFSQRLTHRSRYKSQNIIYTLLDDILKEKQYDNLSFTTEVMVKNLLKTTERLTPQELRYVDNRASVDIVIFHKQNKQPVLIIEVDGFAFHENNPAQLEKDAIKDEIMRKYDFRLLRLPTNYSGEEGKIKRELDAALEAVQK from the coding sequence ATGAACCCAAATGACTACTTAATCTGTTTAAAAGGCGAAGACAAGACTGAAGAGGTCAAAGACCTTAAGGCTGACGGACGCAAGGTAAAGGTTACATTTAAGGATAATCCTTTTCCATATTCCTATTTTCGTGAGAACGTCTTTATCGCCAAAAATCCGAAGACTATTGATATGGAAGATAAAGTAGCCTATAGCGGGAATATACCGTTGTATGATGTTGAATCTATCTTGGATTTTGGACCGCTGGTAAGGGTTAGATTCAGAAACAAAAGTAAAGGTCAGGTTTTCAGCAAAAAGGAATTAAGCATAAAAAGTAATGGCATAGATAAAACCGGAAAAGACATTTTGGAATACTGGAAAGAGATTGCGCACTTTAGTCCTATTGATGATGAAGAGGAATCTTTTTTAGAGAAAGTCTTCGATAAGCTTACATTTGTCAGCCCGGAAAGCGTTCTTAGCAGTTATATCAATAAAGCACCGCTACAGAAACATAGCCCCGATCTCCAGAGCCTTATCTTTCCTTTCCCTTTTAATTTAGAACAGAAGGAAGCGCTGGAGAACGCGCTGTCCTGCAATATTACCGTTATTGAGGGTCCTCCGGGAACCGGTAAAACCCAATCCATCCTGAATATTCTCCTTAATTTAATTACCCGGAACAAAACGGTGGCTGTGGTGTCCGATAACAATGCTGCAGTTAAAAATGTGAGAGACAAATTAGAGGAAGAAGGCTATGGTTTCCTAGTCGCCGCTTTGGGAAGCAATAAGAACAAAGAAGCCTTTTTCAATAATATGCCCCAAGGCAATGTGCAGGGCTGGAGTTGCGAAATTCCAGAAGAGGAACTAGCGGCAAAGATCACTAGTCTAAATACCCAAATTAATCACCTTCTTAAAGTTAACCTTCGGAAGGCTGAAATTCAGCAGCAACTTTCCGCTTACCTAACGGAACAAGAGCATTTTGAAGCATATTATGAGAAACAAGACATTCCAGAGATTCAGAAACTTTCTTTTTATCGTACTAACCCTGAGAAAATAATTGCCTTCTTAGCCGATAGTTATATAGCGAATAAGCGAGGAACGACGGATAGTTTCCTTTATAAAATCAAGTTGTTGTTTTCCTATGGGCTTAAGGATTTTAAAGCCCTTCAAGAGAATGACATGGACCTGGTCATCAGCCTGCAGCGGAAATTCTATCAATTAAAGATAGAGTCTCTGATTAAGCAAAAGGCCGAATTGGCAAAGGAGCTGGAACACGCTTCTTTTGATCAATTGCTGAAACAACATAAGCATCTTTCCGAAATGCTATTTAAGCAGAAATTGGCTAAAAAATATCATAATAAAAGGCCGGCCCAGTTTACAATCAAAAACTATAAAGCCAAGTTTGCTGAATTCATCGAGCATTTTCCTATTGTCCTTAGCACGACTTATTCGCTGCGCTATTCACTCCCGGAAAATTACCTTTTGGACTATGTTATCATTGATGAATCCTCCCAGGTCAATTTATTGACAGGTGTACTGGCGCTTTCCTGCTGCAAAAATGCCATTATTGTTGGGGATACCAAACAATTGCCGCAAATCGTTGATGAGAAAATTATCAGCAAGCTGTCAAAACAAGCTGCTGAACCTGTCTTTAATTATTTTGAACATAATATCTTATCCTCGATTCTTTCCTTGTACGGAGAGTTGGGTATCCCCAAGGTAATGCTAAAAGAGCACTTTCGCTGCCACCCCAAAATTATTGAGTTTTGCAATCAGAAGTACTATAACGGTTATTTGGTTCCTTTTACTCAAGAAGATATGGAGCAAAACCCTTTAATTCTCTATCGTACCGCAGAAGGCAATCATATGCGCAATGTCACCACCGGAGCGAAGCCAGGAAAATACAATCAAAGAGAAATAGACGTAATAGTACAAGAGATATTGCAGAATCCCAGTATTGCTCAGGATAGTGAGGAAATCGGTTTTACGACGCCTTATGCCAAACAGGTAGGCGCAGCCGGTAGAATGCTCCCGAAAGAAATCCAATGTGACACGATTCATAAATATCAGGGACGGGAAAAGAAGGTCATGATTATGTCAACGGTCTTGGATGATACCAAGGGCGGCAAGTCAGGGCTTCGTTTTGTGGATGATCCGTGCAAAATCAACGTTGCCGTATCCAGAGCAATCAAACAGTTTGTGCTAGTGACCGATCACTCTTTATTTAATCGGCAAGGAAAAGAAATCGGCGATTTGATTCGCTACATTGAGTACAATACGCTAGATCAAAATATAATCGAAAGCGAAATTGTCTCTGTATTTGATCTTTTATACAAAGAATACTCCGCGAAACTGAATTCTTTCAGTCAAAGGTTGACCCATCGCTCTAGATATAAATCTCAGAACATTATCTATACACTTTTAGATGATATTCTTAAGGAAAAGCAGTATGATAATTTGAGCTTTACTACGGAGGTCATGGTGAAAAATCTGCTCAAAACCACGGAAAGGCTTACCCCTCAGGAACTGCGCTATGTTGACAATAGGGCATCTGTTGACATAGTCATTTTCCATAAGCAGAATAAGCAACCTGTTCTTATTATTGAGGTGGATGGGTTTGCTTTTCATGAAAATAATCCTGCACAGCTGGAGAAGGATGCTATTAAGGATGAGATTATGCGGAAATATGATTTTCGGCTTTTGAGGCTCCCTACCAATTACAGCGGCGAAGAAGGAAAAATAAAAAGAGAGCTAGATGCAGCTCTGGAGGCAGTGCAAAAGTAA
- a CDS encoding DEAD/DEAH box helicase — protein MSGNPFYRLAPFIQEYIYKHQWTELRAVQVEACRVIFESESHLLLAAGTASGKTEAAFLPVITLLHESPPLSISALYIGPLKALINDQFARLSDLLEEAHLPVWHWHGDVSQSHKNKMLKNPQGILQITPESLESMLINRSTDILRLFADLRFIVIDEVHAFMGTDRGSQILCQLERLTRMIGHQPRRIGLSATLGDYAIAEKWLSSGTEKRTITPKVQVGQQKVRLAVEHFYLDEEKKMSLYDQYIFDQSKNRKCLIFTNNREQAEYTVATLRQLAEGKRMPDVYHVHHGSISAPLREAAEKAMKESPEPCVTAATITLELGIDLGYLERIIQLETPFSVSSFVQRLGRSGRRGTPSEMWLVCKEDEEVNDLLPNQLPWSLLQAIAIIQLYLEERWIEPVSPKHYPFSLLYHQTMSTLAAMGELVPAALAQRVLTLSPFKNISSEDFRRLLLYLIEIDHIEQTEERGLLVGLTGEQVVRNFRFYSVFPDNEEFTVRDESKEIGSILSPPPKGERFALAGRTWEVMEIDLKRRTVYARSVKGKVRSTWNGGGGSIHSRILQRMKQVLEEDIIYSYLQPGAVKRLCEARNLARAAGILKTNILPLGGNSYCLFPWLGTVAYRTLERCLRYRGADLYEIRNVGGLSPYFLTFSTKSGTTIEVDSLLKEVIAATADTEQLMQEDEAPQLEKYDEFIPPSLLRKGFRHDYLDLNELRLAFDI, from the coding sequence ATGAGTGGAAATCCATTCTACAGACTGGCGCCCTTTATCCAAGAATACATATATAAGCATCAATGGACAGAATTGCGGGCTGTGCAGGTAGAGGCCTGCCGGGTTATCTTTGAATCTGAAAGCCATTTACTTTTGGCTGCCGGTACTGCCTCGGGGAAAACCGAGGCAGCATTTTTACCTGTCATCACTTTGCTGCACGAAAGTCCGCCTTTAAGTATTAGTGCTCTCTATATCGGCCCCTTAAAAGCTTTGATCAATGATCAATTTGCCCGGCTCAGCGATCTATTGGAAGAGGCCCATCTTCCGGTCTGGCATTGGCATGGGGATGTCTCGCAAAGCCATAAGAATAAGATGTTGAAAAACCCCCAGGGAATTCTCCAAATCACTCCGGAATCTTTGGAGAGTATGTTAATCAACCGCAGTACTGATATCTTGCGACTGTTTGCCGATCTCCGCTTTATTGTTATTGATGAAGTCCACGCCTTTATGGGGACGGATCGGGGCAGCCAGATTCTCTGCCAACTGGAACGGCTGACCAGGATGATTGGCCACCAGCCCAGGAGGATCGGCCTTTCCGCAACCTTGGGCGATTATGCCATAGCGGAAAAGTGGTTGTCATCCGGGACGGAGAAGAGGACAATCACTCCGAAAGTTCAAGTGGGACAGCAGAAGGTTCGTCTGGCGGTGGAGCATTTTTATTTGGATGAAGAGAAAAAGATGTCCCTCTATGACCAATATATTTTTGATCAGAGCAAAAATAGAAAGTGCTTAATCTTTACCAACAACCGGGAGCAGGCGGAGTACACGGTGGCGACGTTGCGCCAGTTGGCCGAAGGCAAACGGATGCCGGATGTCTATCATGTTCACCATGGAAGTATCTCAGCTCCCCTGAGGGAAGCGGCGGAGAAGGCCATGAAGGAATCGCCGGAACCTTGTGTTACGGCTGCCACCATTACGTTAGAATTAGGTATTGATCTGGGATATCTGGAACGCATTATTCAATTGGAAACTCCTTTTTCCGTTTCCAGCTTCGTTCAGCGCTTAGGACGTTCAGGACGTCGGGGTACTCCTTCGGAAATGTGGCTTGTGTGCAAGGAAGATGAGGAAGTAAATGACCTGCTGCCTAATCAGCTTCCCTGGTCCCTTCTTCAAGCTATCGCCATTATTCAGCTGTATTTGGAAGAGCGCTGGATCGAGCCGGTCAGCCCCAAGCATTATCCTTTCAGCCTTCTCTATCATCAGACCATGAGCACGCTGGCGGCTATGGGAGAATTGGTACCGGCGGCATTGGCACAAAGAGTGTTAACCTTGAGTCCTTTTAAGAACATTTCCAGTGAGGATTTCAGGCGGCTTTTACTTTATTTGATCGAAATTGATCATATTGAGCAAACAGAAGAACGGGGACTACTGGTGGGCTTAACCGGAGAACAAGTGGTGCGTAATTTCCGTTTCTACTCGGTATTCCCAGACAATGAAGAATTTACGGTACGGGATGAATCCAAAGAAATCGGCAGCATTCTCTCACCACCGCCTAAAGGGGAGCGTTTTGCCTTAGCTGGACGTACCTGGGAGGTCATGGAGATTGATCTTAAACGCAGAACGGTTTACGCGAGATCAGTCAAAGGGAAGGTCCGTAGCACCTGGAACGGCGGGGGAGGTTCTATTCATTCAAGAATCTTACAGCGGATGAAGCAGGTATTGGAGGAAGATATTATTTATTCATACCTTCAGCCCGGTGCGGTTAAGCGGTTATGTGAAGCACGAAATTTAGCCAGAGCTGCTGGAATTTTAAAAACTAATATTCTCCCTTTAGGGGGAAATAGCTACTGCCTATTCCCTTGGTTGGGAACAGTAGCTTATCGGACCCTGGAGAGGTGCCTGCGTTATAGAGGTGCTGATTTATACGAAATACGGAATGTTGGCGGCCTTTCTCCTTATTTTCTTACGTTTAGCACGAAGAGCGGTACGACAATTGAGGTTGATTCGCTTCTGAAAGAAGTCATCGCCGCCACTGCTGATACAGAGCAACTCATGCAAGAAGATGAGGCTCCACAGTTAGAAAAGTATGACGAGTTTATTCCTCCATCTTTACTCAGGAAAGGATTTAGGCATGATTATCTGGATTTAAATGAATTAAGATTGGCGTTTGATATTTAA
- a CDS encoding ATP-binding protein, with protein sequence MSQVKIPKRISTALIQSLSAGVVPRIGLEHIAVGRKEEIESLLGDLENVGAGGASFRFIVGRYGSGKSFLMQTLRNYAMERNYVVADVDLSPERRFTGTKGQGLATYRELLTNLSIKTRPDGGALTSILEKWIGAIQMEVMKDTGLRPQDNGFGEAVELKIFEAVNHMSGMVHGFDFANAVIAYWNGHRQADESQKAAALRWLRGEFATKTEAKAFLKVQMIIDDESWYDYLKLMAAFVAHIGYRGLIVFIDEGVNLYKISNSVARHSNYEKLLTMFNDTMQGKAQHLGILLGGTPQFVEDQRRGLYSYEALRSRLAESRFGQGGLRDLFGPIIRLQTLTHEEIFVLLKRLVEVHGQHYGYESRITDQEMLAFMQEVAGRMGADELLTPREVVRDFMGLLNILLQNPQISFSEVLYGPDFKLKAADQDPEQISQDDEYAEFTL encoded by the coding sequence ATGAGTCAAGTCAAAATACCAAAGAGAATCAGCACCGCATTGATACAGTCCTTATCAGCGGGAGTCGTTCCCCGGATCGGGCTGGAGCATATTGCAGTGGGCAGAAAAGAAGAAATCGAATCCCTCTTAGGTGACCTGGAAAATGTAGGAGCAGGCGGGGCCTCTTTCCGGTTTATTGTGGGGAGGTACGGAAGTGGCAAGAGTTTTCTGATGCAAACACTCCGTAATTACGCCATGGAAAGGAATTATGTCGTCGCTGATGTCGATCTATCACCGGAGCGCCGTTTCACTGGGACTAAAGGGCAGGGTCTGGCTACCTACCGGGAATTGCTGACCAATTTATCCATCAAAACCAGGCCGGATGGTGGTGCCCTAACCTCAATTCTAGAAAAATGGATTGGGGCAATCCAGATGGAGGTCATGAAGGATACGGGGCTGCGTCCTCAGGATAATGGTTTTGGTGAAGCTGTAGAACTCAAAATCTTTGAGGCGGTAAATCATATGTCAGGAATGGTACATGGTTTTGACTTTGCCAATGCAGTGATTGCTTATTGGAATGGCCATCGTCAAGCCGATGAGTCCCAAAAGGCTGCTGCATTGCGCTGGTTGCGGGGCGAATTTGCCACCAAGACTGAGGCTAAAGCTTTTTTAAAGGTCCAGATGATTATTGATGACGAAAGCTGGTACGATTATCTTAAATTAATGGCAGCTTTTGTGGCCCATATAGGATATAGAGGATTAATTGTCTTTATTGATGAAGGCGTTAATCTCTACAAAATCAGCAACAGTGTAGCCAGACATAGCAACTATGAAAAGCTTCTGACCATGTTCAATGATACCATGCAGGGCAAGGCACAGCATCTTGGTATCCTTCTAGGTGGTACCCCTCAATTTGTGGAGGATCAGCGCAGAGGGTTATACAGCTATGAGGCTCTACGTTCCAGATTAGCGGAGAGCAGGTTTGGCCAAGGTGGCCTGCGGGATCTTTTCGGACCAATTATCCGCTTGCAAACTTTGACCCATGAAGAAATCTTTGTGCTCTTAAAACGTCTGGTTGAAGTTCATGGGCAGCATTATGGATATGAGTCCCGTATTACGGATCAGGAGATGCTGGCCTTCATGCAGGAGGTGGCCGGACGGATGGGTGCCGACGAACTTTTAACACCGAGAGAGGTAGTTCGTGATTTTATGGGGCTTTTAAATATCTTGCTTCAGAATCCCCAGATTTCTTTCAGTGAAGTTTTATATGGTCCTGATTTCAAGCTAAAGGCGGCAGATCAAGATCCGGAGCAAATAAGTCAAGATGATGAGTATGCGGAGTTTACTTTATGA